A section of the Fusarium falciforme chromosome 8, complete sequence genome encodes:
- a CDS encoding Transcriptional adapter 2 produces MGVIRKKTITRGSEGGVKYVCDVCSSDITSTVRIRCADAACSDFDLCVSCFAKGEARNAHDPATHAFRVIEQNSFPIFDREWGADEELLLLEGAEIYGLGSWSDIADHIGGFREKDEVRDHYLQTYVDSPCFPLPKRCAPKDCELANEIPREEFQSRKKRRIEERRDAAKNAPALQPKTKPTASVPSCHEIQGYMPGRLEFETEYANEAEEAVQLMQFDPGDGLNPRTGELEPEMELKLTVMDIYNCRLTQRVERKKVIFEHNLLDYRENTKLEKKRTKEEKDLLQKAKPFARMMNHKDFEDLNQGLIDELNLRQAIAQLQEWRNNRIGDLRSGEKYEADKASRIQKSIPMGSMDRERLASAQRSKQPPPEPPSGAALLVAPELPIRPSPTPNGEVNGDSKALTNGQTNGVNGVNGVNGVNGHVPPKQKYTAQPISGVQPLQLSQDNAPDLHLLTPEEAKLCEVIRLQPKPYLMIKEQILKEALKTNGTLKKKQAKEICRLDSQKGGRIFDFFINSGWVGKA; encoded by the coding sequence GTCCGTATTAGATGTGCCGACGCAGCATGTAGTGATTTCGACCTCTGCGTCTCGTGTTTTGCCAAAGGAGAAGCCCGGAATGCTCATGACCCCGCGACCCATGCCTTTCGTGTCATTGAGCAAAACTCGTTTCCCATCTTCGACCGGGAATGGGGTGCCGATGAAGAATTACTCCTTCTCGAAGGTGCAGAGATATACGGTCTCGGTTCATGGTCCGACATTGCCGATCATATTGGTGGATTCCGAGAAAAGGACGAAGTCCGCGACCACTATCTCCAGACCTATGTCGACTCACCATGTTTTCCGCTCCCGAAGCGATGCGCCCCGAAAGATTGTGAGCTAGCCAACGAGATTCCCCGTGAAGAGTTCCAATCGCGCAAAAAGAGGCGAATAGAAGAACGAAGAGATGCAGCCAAAAATGCACCAGCCCTTCAGCCCAAGACGAAACCCACGGCTAGTGTACCGAGTTGTCATGAAATCCAGGGTTACATGCCGGGTCGTTTGGAATTTGAGACCGAATACGCGAATGAGGCAGAGGAAGCTGTCCAGCTTATGCAATTCGACCCCGGTGATGGTCTGAATCCCAGGACCGGTGAGCTTGAGCCCGAGATGGAGCTCAAGCTGACTGTAATGGACATTTACAACTGCCGACTGACGCAACGTGTGGAACGCAAAAAGGTCATCTTTGAGCACAATCTCCTCGATTACCGGGAAAACaccaagctggagaagaagcgcacaaaggaagaaaaggaccTGCTCCAGAAGGCCAAACCATTTGCTCGAATGATGAACCACAAAGACTTTGAGGACCTCAACCAGGGTCTCATTGATGAGCTCAACTTGAGACAGGCCATCGCGCAGCTTCAGGAATGGCGGAACAACCGGATTGGCGATCTTCGGAGTGGTGAAAAGTACGAAGCGGACAAGGCGTCGCGCATCCAAAAGTCGATTCCCATGGGATCCATGGACCGCGAGCGCTTGGCGTCTGCTCAGAGATCAAAGCAGCCTCCCCCCGAGCCTCCCAGTGGAGCCGCCCTGCTTGTCGCCCCAGAGCTGCCCATCCGGCCGTCGCCGACACCCAACGGCGAGGTCAACGGGGACAGCAAGGCATTGACGAATGGCCAGACCAATGGTGTCAACGGCGTGAACGGTGTGAACGGCGTCAATGGGCATGTACCACCCAAGCAGAAGTACACTGCGCAACCCATCTCGGGGGTACAGCCCCTGCAGCTGAGCCAGGACAATGCGCCAGACTTGCATTTGCTCACACCTGAAGAAGCCAAACTGTGCGAAGTGATTAGGCTGCAACCAAAGCCGTACTTGATGATCAAGGAACAGATCCTCAAGGAGGCGCTCAAGACCAACGGCActctgaagaagaagcaggccaaggagatctGCAGGTTAGACTCGCAGAAGGGAGGGAGGATTTTCGATTTCTTTATCAACTCGGGATGGGTGGGCAAGGCGTGA
- a CDS encoding Rhodanese domain-containing protein: protein MRLFRSISKPFFSQARTMTTIATLKRLSAKSLSEKILEEVNAADPTFAIIDVRDDDYIGGHIKGASNIPAHTLDAMMATLVRRLKDKKTVVFHCALSQVRGPSAALKYLRERDGLLRSMGEDPKGADGQEVFVLDRGFSGWQELYGEDERLTEGYVKDLWDNY from the exons ATGAGGCTATTCAGGTCCATCAGCAAACCCTTCTTTTCCCAGGCTCGCACGATGACCACCATTGCGACCCTCAAGCGGCTATCGGCCAAGTCCTTGTCGGAGAAGATTCTCGAGGAGGTGAACGCTGCGGACCCCACGTTTGCCATCATTGATGttcgtgatgatg ACTACATAGGCGGCCATATCAAGGGTGCTAGCAACATCCCCGCCCACACCCTCgatgccatgatggcgacCCTCGTGCGCcgcctcaaggacaagaagacgGTCGTCTTCCACTGCGCCCTCAGCCAAGTCCGAGGACCCAGCGCCGCGCTCAAGTACCTCCGCGAGCGGGACGGCCTGTTGCGCTCCATGGGCGAAGACCCGAAGGGAGCAGATGGACAGGAGGTGTTTGTGCTGGATAGAGGCTTCTCTGGGTGGCAGGAGCTGTATGGAGAGGACGAGAGGTTAACGGAAGGGTATGTGAAGGATTTGTGGGATAATTACTGA